The following are from one region of the Vicia villosa cultivar HV-30 ecotype Madison, WI unplaced genomic scaffold, Vvil1.0 ctg.000992F_1_1, whole genome shotgun sequence genome:
- the LOC131632732 gene encoding alcohol-forming fatty acyl-CoA reductase-like — protein MELGSVLDFLQDKSILITGATGFLAKILLEKILRVQPNVKKVYLLLRAQDAKSATHRFQNEIIGKDLFILLKEKLGANFSTFLSEKLTLVPGDISLEDLGLEDSILKEEIYNQTDVIVNLAANTNFDERYDLSLGLNTLGANYVINFAKKCGKLKVLVHVSTAYVCGEGEGLILEKPYHMGQSLNGVAGLDIDIEVKIVRDKLSELQQLGATQDEIKMAMKNLGLSRAKLYGWPNTYVFTKAMGEMLVEQLKGNLSVVILRPAIVTSTFKEPFPGWSEGVRTIDSLALAYGKGKLTCFLGDLNAIVDVIPADMVVNAMLVAIVAHANQSNYDSIYHVGSSVRKPVIYSDLQEFGFRHFTAKPWINKDGKAVKVGKVTVFGDMNSFRRFMFVRYLLMLKGLELANTALCQYFQGTYLDLKRKIQIVTRLVDLYKPYLFFKGVFDDMNTEKLRIAAREGEVETDLFYFDPKVINWNDYFLNIHLPCVAKYIFK, from the exons ATGGAGTTGGGAAGTGTACTTGATTTTCTTCAAGACAAGAGTATTTTAATCACTGGTGCTACTGGGTTTCTGGCTAAGA TTTTGTTGGAGAAGATATTGAGAGTTCAACCGAATGTTAAGAAGGTTTATCTTCTGTTAAGAGCTCAAGATGCAAAATCTGCAACTCACCGCTTTCAGAATGAG ATAATAGGAAAGGATTTGTTTATATTGCTAAAGGAAAAATTGGGTGCAAATTTTTCTACATTTCTTTCGGAAAAGTTGACTCTGGTTCCTGGTGACATTTCTCTTGAAGACTTGGGATTAGAAGATTCTATTCTAAAGGAAGAAATTTACAATCAAACAGATGTTATTGTTAATTTAGCTGCAAATACCAACTTCGATGAAAG ATATGATTTATCTTTGGGCCTAAATACACTTGGAGCTAATTATGTTATCAACTTTGCCAAAAAATGTGGTAAACTCAAGGTTCTTGTGCATGTATCAACAG cTTATGTATGTGGAGAGGGAGAAGGGCTAATATTAGAGAAACCATATCATATGGGGCAGTCATTAAATGGTGTGGCTGGATTAGACATTGACATTGAAGTAAAAATAGTGAGAGACAAATTGAGTGAGCTACAACAGCTAGGAGCAACACAGGATGAAATTAAAATGGCCATGAAGAATTTGGGTCTCAGCAG GGCAAAGTTATATGGATGGCCAAACACATATGTATTCACAAAGGCAATGGGAGAAATGCTTGTGGAACAATTGAAAGGAAATTTGTCTGTTGTTATTCTTCGTCCTGCCATTGTCACAAGTACTTTCAAAGAACCTTTCCCTGGTTGGTCTGAAGGTGTAAG GACTATTGACAGTTTAGCCTTAGCGTATGGGAAAGGAAAATTAACATGCTTCCTTGGAGATCTTAATGCAATTGTTGATGTG ATTCCAGCTGACATGGTGGTGAATGCAATGCTTGTTGCCATTGTTGCTCAtgcaaatcaatcaaattatgaTAGTATATACCATGTTGGTTCCTCTGTTAGAAAACCTGTTATATATAGTGATCTTCAAGAGTTTGGATTTCGACATTTCACGGCGAAACCTTGGATTAACAAAGATGGAAAGGCTGTTAAGGTTGGCAAAGTTACTGTGTTTGGCGACATGAATAGCTTCAGAAGATTCATGTTCGTTCGCTACCTTCTTATGTTAAAG GGACTTGAACTAGCTAATACCGCACTTTGTCAGTATTTCCAAGGAACATATCTTGATCTCAAAAGGAAGATTCAAATTGTGACTCGTTTGGTGGACCTCTACAAGCCTTACTTATTCTTCAAGGGCGT ATTCGATGACATGAATACAGAGAAGTTGAGAATAGCAGCAAGAGAAGGTGAAGTGGAGACAGATTTGTTTTACTTTGATCCCAAAGTGATCAATTGGAATGATTATTTCTTGAACATTCATCTCCCTTGTGTGGCTAAATACATTTTCAAGTGA